A window of the Desulfobacula toluolica Tol2 genome harbors these coding sequences:
- a CDS encoding Coenzyme F420 hydrogenase/dehydrogenase, beta subunit C-terminal domain: protein MIVQQMESCSGCSACESICPNDAIDMKENKEGFLYPSINAEKCDQCGICEDICPVLSSNWRLPRNETPLIYAAWNNDAKIRRLSSSGGVFTDLAIGTLEIGGVVFGAGFNEDAEVTHKAVGDVNSLEDLRGSKYVQSRIGDTYEQVQELLNEKKQVLFSGTPCQIAGLYAFLGRDDENLYTCDFICHGVPSPKVYQKYLAYMENKYNSKVKHVSFRDKRFGWIRPVVVVDFEEGGQKWEFSQDNPYFFGFVKNIFLRRACYVCSFKGIPRVSDITLADFWGIGEREPGLDNDKGTSLVLVNSEKGQMLWEKCRSSLFSKKCPAEYLNGNSTLFGSVPANNKRDFFFRDLDRFGFEAIIDKYMKPRNKIRQWMSLLKALMIRTINGILKNQL, encoded by the coding sequence ATGATTGTTCAACAAATGGAATCCTGTAGTGGATGTTCAGCCTGTGAAAGCATTTGCCCTAACGATGCTATTGACATGAAAGAAAACAAGGAGGGTTTTCTCTATCCATCAATCAATGCTGAAAAATGCGATCAGTGTGGTATCTGTGAAGATATCTGCCCTGTTTTATCAAGTAATTGGCGACTTCCAAGAAATGAAACACCGCTTATTTATGCGGCATGGAACAATGATGCAAAAATTAGAAGATTGAGTTCCTCGGGAGGCGTGTTTACAGATTTGGCTATAGGTACTTTGGAAATAGGCGGCGTTGTTTTTGGCGCAGGCTTTAATGAAGACGCGGAAGTCACGCACAAGGCCGTTGGGGATGTAAATAGCCTGGAAGATCTTCGCGGTTCCAAATATGTTCAGAGCCGAATTGGTGATACATATGAACAGGTTCAAGAACTGTTAAATGAAAAAAAACAGGTGCTTTTCTCGGGTACTCCCTGTCAAATTGCCGGGCTGTATGCTTTTCTTGGACGAGATGATGAAAATTTATACACCTGCGATTTTATTTGTCATGGCGTGCCCTCTCCTAAAGTGTATCAAAAATACCTGGCGTACATGGAAAATAAATACAACTCCAAAGTAAAACACGTATCGTTTCGTGATAAACGGTTTGGATGGATAAGGCCTGTGGTTGTAGTGGATTTCGAAGAAGGCGGTCAGAAGTGGGAATTTTCTCAAGACAATCCTTATTTTTTTGGATTTGTAAAAAATATTTTTTTGCGAAGAGCTTGTTATGTCTGTTCATTCAAAGGCATACCTCGTGTCTCGGATATTACGCTTGCCGACTTCTGGGGCATCGGTGAACGAGAGCCGGGTTTGGATAATGACAAGGGTACTTCACTGGTGCTTGTAAATTCTGAAAAAGGGCAAATGCTTTGGGAAAAATGCAGAAGCAGTTTGTTTTCGAAAAAATGCCCAGCCGAATATCTCAATGGAAATTCCACCTTGTTTGGATCTGTTCCAGCGAACAACAAAAGAGATTTTTTTTTCAGAGACTTGGATCGTTTTGGATTTGAAGCAATCATTGACAAGTATATGAAACCGAGAAATAAAATAAGACAATGGATGTCTTTGCTTAAAGCGCTTATGATAAGAACAATCAATGGAATTTTAAAAAATCAACTTTAA
- a CDS encoding oligosaccharide flippase family protein, producing MKIVKDERKSGAALAYIIIGANSLVGLCFTPFLLRCLGQAEYGLYQLIGSFVGYLAILDFGIASTITRYVAKYHEEGDTRGEENFLGMCFMIYTIMGLLIVMLGTLVFWQLDVIFGPSLTPSELSKAKIMFLILIVSIVATLFDRGFTGAISGYERFVIPRIVNIGRIVFKVLILVLLLLNEFGAIAIVVTDAVLNLIVLFVNSFYALNKVKIHIRLHQWDKKLAREIFSFSFFIFLSAVTAQLWFRLPQLILGIMTDTASVAVFAVAIQFNEMYMGLSCAISGVFLPRATQMVARGASGEELTDMMIGPSRYQLMLLGAILSGFLLFGRQFITLWAGVTYAQAYIIASIIMVPITIPLFQNLAISILQAKNKHSFRALLYLGIAVAGAAASIPLVRMYGTIGVAFGSASTFILGSIIIMNIYYHYVIGINIPRFFKEACHGILPSILLSGALGVVLSYIWADSWIKLITQCVLFIIGYSFILWSFGMNSREKRFFSSCTIIALNTFMSKNKIGELK from the coding sequence ATGAAAATAGTGAAAGATGAAAGAAAATCCGGGGCGGCTCTTGCCTATATCATAATCGGAGCCAATTCCTTGGTCGGACTATGTTTTACACCTTTTCTTTTGCGATGCCTTGGGCAGGCTGAATATGGATTATACCAACTAATCGGTTCTTTTGTGGGTTATTTAGCGATACTCGATTTCGGTATTGCGTCCACCATTACCCGTTATGTGGCAAAATATCATGAGGAAGGAGATACTCGCGGCGAAGAGAACTTTCTCGGTATGTGTTTTATGATCTATACAATCATGGGCCTATTGATTGTTATGCTCGGCACTTTGGTATTCTGGCAATTGGATGTGATTTTTGGACCATCACTTACGCCATCTGAATTATCTAAAGCAAAAATCATGTTTCTAATTTTAATTGTTAGCATAGTTGCTACTCTTTTTGACCGCGGTTTTACAGGAGCCATATCAGGATATGAGCGTTTTGTAATTCCACGAATTGTCAATATAGGACGTATTGTTTTTAAAGTTTTAATTTTAGTTTTATTGCTTTTAAATGAATTCGGGGCTATTGCTATTGTGGTTACAGACGCAGTTTTAAACCTTATTGTTCTTTTTGTGAATTCATTCTATGCGCTGAACAAGGTTAAAATACATATTCGTCTACATCAATGGGACAAGAAATTGGCCCGAGAAATATTCTCATTTTCCTTTTTCATATTTTTAAGTGCTGTTACCGCTCAGCTTTGGTTTCGCTTGCCACAACTCATACTTGGTATTATGACAGATACGGCATCAGTCGCTGTTTTTGCTGTTGCAATACAATTTAACGAGATGTATATGGGCTTATCCTGTGCCATCTCTGGAGTCTTCCTGCCCAGAGCAACACAAATGGTTGCTCGGGGTGCATCTGGTGAAGAATTGACCGATATGATGATTGGGCCAAGTCGATATCAATTGATGCTGTTAGGTGCCATACTCAGTGGTTTTTTGCTTTTTGGCCGGCAATTTATAACGCTTTGGGCTGGGGTGACCTATGCACAAGCATATATAATCGCCTCAATTATTATGGTTCCTATAACCATTCCATTATTTCAAAATTTAGCGATCAGCATACTGCAGGCAAAGAATAAACACAGCTTCCGTGCCTTACTCTATCTTGGCATTGCTGTTGCCGGAGCCGCCGCCTCAATTCCATTGGTAAGAATGTACGGAACAATCGGCGTTGCTTTTGGAAGTGCATCCACATTTATTTTGGGAAGTATTATTATCATGAATATATATTACCACTACGTAATAGGAATCAACATACCCCGATTTTTTAAGGAAGCATGCCATGGCATACTGCCCTCCATTCTCCTTTCCGGTGCTTTGGGCGTTGTGTTGTCCTATATTTGGGCGGATTCATGGATAAAACTGATAACTCAATGTGTGTTGTTTATCATTGGGTATTCTTTTATTCTGTGGAGCTTCGGGATGAATAGTCGTGAAAAAAGATTTTTTTCTTCATGTACCATCATTGCATTGAATACCTTTATGTCAAAAAATAAGATTGGTGAATTAAAATGA
- a CDS encoding polysaccharide pyruvyl transferase family protein, whose amino-acid sequence MDKVGIITFHCAHNYGAVLQAYALKRTVQLLGYDSHLIDFRHPLMIKSHALFRDWKDLRSFVLNTFTILRYHKRKTRWSRFEQFMQEFLNLSEKRYSSYEELLNNPPPYDAFICGSDQIWNPHSRLDHAYFLGFALKCEAKRVAYAPSFGVTSVPDNRKEMLSDLISNIPHLSVRERQGRSIIKKLTDRDAEIVIDPSLLLTSEQWKKMAITPDIQVPYILVYCLDNSPVFFEVLRELKRKTNLMVVVVAPNPASRVKHGDHFIYDAGPREFLGLVNQAKCVCTNSFHGMAFSIAFQKPFYTVPHSLVNSRLSNLLECLKLSKQQLTSSEQVPADPLKLDFIRTNHLLKLEREKAIHFLKSSLEQ is encoded by the coding sequence ATGGATAAAGTAGGAATCATAACATTTCACTGTGCACATAATTATGGCGCGGTGTTGCAGGCTTATGCATTAAAAAGAACTGTTCAGCTTTTGGGTTATGACAGCCATTTAATTGATTTTCGGCACCCGTTGATGATTAAAAGCCATGCATTGTTCAGAGATTGGAAAGATTTACGTTCGTTTGTACTAAATACTTTTACAATCCTTCGTTATCACAAAAGAAAAACACGCTGGAGTCGATTTGAGCAATTTATGCAAGAATTTTTAAATTTGTCAGAAAAGCGATATTCCTCTTACGAAGAATTGTTGAATAATCCACCTCCTTATGATGCATTTATTTGTGGAAGCGACCAAATTTGGAATCCCCACTCACGCCTTGATCATGCGTATTTCCTTGGTTTTGCTTTGAAGTGTGAAGCGAAACGAGTTGCCTATGCTCCCAGTTTTGGTGTGACTTCAGTACCTGATAACCGAAAGGAAATGTTGAGTGATTTAATCTCCAATATTCCCCATTTATCAGTTCGGGAACGACAAGGGCGTTCGATCATTAAAAAATTGACGGATAGAGATGCTGAAATAGTGATTGATCCATCACTCCTGCTTACATCAGAACAATGGAAAAAAATGGCAATTACTCCAGATATTCAAGTCCCTTATATTTTGGTCTATTGTCTTGATAATTCACCAGTTTTTTTCGAAGTACTTAGAGAACTTAAGAGGAAAACCAATTTGATGGTTGTTGTTGTTGCTCCAAATCCAGCAAGTCGGGTTAAACATGGAGACCATTTTATTTATGATGCCGGGCCTCGGGAATTTCTTGGTTTGGTGAACCAAGCGAAATGTGTTTGTACCAACTCGTTTCATGGAATGGCTTTTTCAATTGCATTTCAAAAACCATTTTATACAGTCCCCCATTCACTCGTAAACTCCCGTTTAAGCAATCTTTTGGAGTGTTTGAAATTATCAAAACAGCAATTGACAAGTTCGGAGCAAGTCCCTGCAGATCCCTTAAAATTGGATTTTATTCGTACAAATCACCTTTTGAAACTTGAAAGGGAAAAAGCCATTCATTTTTTAAAATCATCATTGGAACAATAA
- a CDS encoding NAD-dependent epimerase/dehydratase family protein, whose protein sequence is MVESHKKYLITGGCGFIGVTVIHQLLKNFPDVSIRIMDNLSGGTAEDLKAVTDFALVKLDEIGPMKHPGVELVVADICDANAAKVVAQGAEVIIHLAANTGVQPSINDPVADMRANVEGTVNMLEAARECRVRSFVLASSGAPIGEATPPLNEKAVCRPISPYGASKLAGEAYLSAYSGSFGLNTVALRFSNVYGPFSRRKGSVVAKFLRQALAGEPWILNGGGEQTRDFIYSEDLAHAVIKAAYLTSGAELFQIATGVETSVLEMANMLSPFIEAQMGNCPKIEIGPPLIGDVARNFADISHVKNVLGWTPQTSLKSGLIKTIEWFVEYA, encoded by the coding sequence ATGGTAGAATCGCATAAAAAATATCTTATCACCGGTGGTTGTGGTTTTATTGGTGTAACGGTTATTCATCAGCTTTTGAAAAATTTTCCGGATGTATCCATTCGTATTATGGATAACCTGAGCGGTGGAACTGCTGAGGACCTTAAAGCAGTGACCGATTTTGCCCTTGTAAAACTTGATGAAATCGGCCCGATGAAGCATCCGGGGGTTGAATTGGTTGTTGCGGATATTTGCGATGCCAATGCCGCCAAGGTCGTGGCTCAAGGTGCAGAGGTCATTATTCATCTTGCAGCCAATACCGGCGTACAACCCTCCATTAATGATCCAGTTGCCGATATGCGTGCAAATGTGGAAGGCACTGTCAACATGCTTGAAGCTGCCCGTGAATGCAGGGTGCGTTCCTTTGTGCTGGCGTCTTCCGGTGCACCCATCGGCGAGGCGACACCACCACTTAATGAAAAGGCTGTGTGTCGGCCTATTTCTCCCTATGGCGCCAGCAAACTGGCGGGGGAAGCATATCTTTCCGCATATAGCGGCAGTTTTGGACTGAATACTGTGGCTTTGCGTTTTTCCAATGTTTATGGACCGTTTTCACGCCGAAAGGGAAGCGTAGTCGCAAAATTCCTTCGTCAAGCCTTGGCAGGAGAACCGTGGATTCTCAATGGCGGTGGAGAACAGACGCGCGATTTTATATATTCGGAAGATCTTGCCCATGCTGTCATCAAAGCTGCTTATCTAACTTCAGGAGCCGAGCTTTTTCAAATTGCAACAGGCGTTGAAACGTCTGTCTTGGAAATGGCAAATATGCTTTCTCCATTTATTGAAGCACAGATGGGAAACTGTCCTAAAATAGAGATTGGCCCACCCTTGATCGGTGATGTTGCCCGTAATTTTGCAGACATCTCCCACGTCAAAAACGTTCTTGGATGGACACCGCAAACCTCACTTAAATCTGGTCTTATAAAAACGATTGAATGGTTTGTTGAGTATGCTTGA
- a CDS encoding NAD-dependent epimerase/dehydratase family protein, whose product MNNILILGGDGYLGWPTAMHFSELGYDVTVVDNYFRRNACTELDVGMLYPVPTLIERAKIWHEKTGREIKVAIGDLTDPEFARSFFNGRAGYQWAVNEKFSGIPETVIHYAEQPSAPYSLMDYKHANITLSNNLLVTNNLVFALKDFSPETHVVHVGTMGEYGTPNIDIEEGWLEIEHNGKKDTFLFPRQASSLYHTTKIMDTDLFWFGVRMWDLRVTDLMQGPVYGVETDESVIDSRLKTLFNYDEIFGTVLNRFITQAIVGYPLTVYGKGGQTRGYLDIRDTLQCVRKAVENPPSKGKLNIFNQIMETFSVNELAEKVRRIGNRLGYGVEVKQLENPRREAEEHYYNPTYQGLLDLGVEPHYLTDESLEKMFKLVAAYKDNIRKDVIFRGVKW is encoded by the coding sequence ATGAACAACATACTTATTCTCGGTGGTGATGGCTATCTTGGTTGGCCCACGGCCATGCATTTTTCTGAGCTTGGATACGACGTGACTGTAGTTGATAATTATTTTCGTCGAAACGCATGTACCGAGCTGGACGTTGGAATGCTCTATCCCGTTCCTACGCTTATTGAAAGAGCAAAAATCTGGCATGAAAAAACGGGCCGGGAGATCAAGGTTGCCATTGGAGACCTCACCGATCCGGAATTTGCCCGTTCCTTTTTTAATGGTCGGGCCGGTTATCAGTGGGCGGTGAATGAAAAATTTTCCGGTATTCCGGAAACCGTAATCCATTATGCTGAACAACCTTCAGCACCATATTCATTAATGGATTACAAACACGCTAATATCACGCTTTCCAATAATTTGCTGGTTACAAACAATCTGGTGTTCGCTCTCAAAGATTTCAGCCCTGAAACTCATGTGGTTCATGTCGGCACCATGGGGGAATATGGTACTCCCAACATTGATATTGAAGAAGGGTGGCTGGAGATCGAACATAATGGCAAAAAAGATACCTTTCTTTTTCCACGACAGGCGAGTTCTTTGTATCATACCACTAAAATCATGGATACAGATCTTTTCTGGTTTGGGGTTCGGATGTGGGATTTACGCGTTACAGACCTTATGCAAGGCCCTGTCTATGGCGTGGAAACGGATGAATCTGTCATTGATTCACGTTTGAAAACACTTTTTAATTATGACGAAATATTTGGTACTGTGCTGAATCGGTTTATCACCCAGGCCATTGTCGGGTATCCGCTTACTGTCTATGGAAAAGGGGGTCAAACCCGAGGTTACCTGGATATTCGCGACACGCTTCAATGTGTGCGCAAGGCTGTTGAAAATCCGCCGTCAAAAGGAAAATTGAACATTTTTAATCAAATAATGGAAACTTTTTCCGTAAATGAATTGGCTGAAAAGGTCCGGCGAATCGGCAACCGGCTCGGCTACGGCGTAGAAGTCAAACAACTTGAAAATCCCCGCAGAGAAGCAGAAGAGCACTACTACAATCCTACCTATCAAGGATTGCTGGATTTAGGTGTTGAACCCCATTATCTGACGGATGAAAGCCTGGAAAAAATGTTTAAACTCGTTGCTGCCTATAAAGATAATATCCGTAAAGATGTGATTTTTCGAGGTGTTAAATGGTAG
- a CDS encoding polysaccharide biosynthesis protein, with product MQKFFKDKKIAVTGACGTVGSELVRQLLEDFEIGELIGLDNNESEIFFLEQQFSKYPHAHFILADIRDNAKLLKVFKGVDIVFHSAAYKHVILCERSPMEAVQTNIMGVRNIIDSATENRVEKVIFTSSDKAVNPTNVMGTSKLMGERLMTAANSNMRFGKTIFASTRFGNVLGSRGSVIPIFKKQIEKGGPVTLTDPKMTRFIMSIREAVRLVIDSAFIAKGGEVFVTKMPVIHIEDLAEVMIEELAPRYGYNPYDLKINTIGTKPGEKLYEELMSDEETFRTWELERYFAVLPAFRSLYREIDYSYADVLNTTLDKAYHSANEPALNKNELLDFLLTNNLIEEFDERRTQPPERYWP from the coding sequence ATGCAAAAATTTTTCAAAGATAAAAAAATAGCTGTAACTGGTGCTTGTGGTACAGTAGGTTCTGAACTGGTCAGACAGCTCCTTGAAGACTTCGAAATCGGAGAACTCATTGGACTCGATAATAATGAAAGTGAAATTTTCTTTTTAGAACAACAATTTTCCAAGTATCCACATGCCCATTTCATTTTAGCAGATATCAGGGACAATGCTAAATTGCTCAAAGTGTTTAAAGGCGTTGATATTGTCTTTCATTCCGCTGCGTACAAGCATGTCATTCTATGCGAACGTTCGCCCATGGAAGCGGTGCAGACCAATATCATGGGAGTTCGTAATATCATTGATTCAGCTACTGAAAATAGGGTTGAAAAAGTCATCTTTACCAGTTCGGATAAAGCAGTGAATCCCACCAACGTCATGGGTACTTCCAAGCTCATGGGTGAGCGGCTTATGACTGCGGCAAACAGCAACATGCGCTTTGGAAAAACCATATTTGCCTCCACCCGTTTCGGGAACGTTCTGGGTTCCCGTGGCTCAGTCATTCCTATCTTTAAAAAGCAGATTGAAAAGGGCGGTCCCGTGACTTTGACAGACCCCAAAATGACCCGCTTCATAATGAGTATCCGCGAGGCCGTGCGCTTGGTAATTGACTCTGCTTTTATTGCCAAAGGTGGGGAGGTATTCGTTACCAAAATGCCGGTCATCCATATAGAAGATTTGGCAGAAGTAATGATCGAAGAACTTGCTCCAAGATATGGGTACAATCCCTATGATCTTAAAATCAATACCATCGGAACCAAACCCGGAGAAAAATTGTACGAAGAACTCATGAGCGACGAAGAAACCTTTCGAACATGGGAACTTGAACGTTATTTTGCAGTTCTTCCGGCATTCAGGTCTTTGTACAGGGAAATTGATTATTCCTATGCCGATGTCCTGAATACGACTCTGGATAAAGCTTATCATTCAGCCAACGAACCTGCACTGAACAAAAATGAACTCCTGGATTTCCTTCTGACCAATAACTTGATCGAAGAGTTTGACGAACGTCGAACACAGCCCCCGGAACGTTATTGGCCATAA
- a CDS encoding DUF1353 domain-containing protein, with protein MPILRPCPIDTKGCGVAKRLWRWVTTVRQWEVMENWEYSLPNSGPRIIIPRGFLFDGASIPRPLWGVLSPIGLLLIPGLIHDFGYRYDYLWAWKADGTIYKYGKGQGQHFWDTIFKDVGKAVNGMAVIDTLGWVTLTVAGWWVWRSNRKQNTPELIPDPNFFVNKK; from the coding sequence ATGCCAATACTTAGACCTTGCCCCATCGACACCAAAGGGTGTGGTGTGGCAAAGCGCCTATGGCGCTGGGTAACCACGGTGCGGCAGTGGGAAGTCATGGAAAACTGGGAATACTCCCTGCCCAACAGCGGCCCGCGCATCATCATCCCCAGGGGTTTTCTGTTTGACGGGGCCTCCATCCCCAGGCCTTTGTGGGGCGTACTCTCACCCATCGGCCTGCTGCTGATCCCCGGGTTGATCCACGATTTCGGATATCGCTACGACTATCTCTGGGCCTGGAAAGCCGACGGCACCATTTACAAATACGGCAAAGGCCAGGGCCAACACTTCTGGGACACCATTTTTAAGGATGTGGGCAAAGCAGTGAACGGCATGGCTGTCATTGATACACTGGGCTGGGTAACCCTGACCGTGGCCGGATGGTGGGTCTGGCGCAGCAACCGCAAACAAAACACCCCGGAACTCATCCCTGACCCCAATTTTTTCGTTAATAAAAAATGA
- a CDS encoding Rpn family recombination-promoting nuclease/putative transposase — protein sequence MGHHDLFFKQTFSIREHAVDYLQHILPPELREGIDYATVTIEKDSHVDTKLAEYFSDTVYSCRFSGTDLKIALLLEHKSHPDNNLPFQLHRYMANLWKNSAKQKQPRMPVIPIVLYHGADKWNPGLLSSRFKNLPDAVRPFVPDFEYIFVNLSAYSNEFIKEHFFTLASLRIAMLIMKNIFDQKLLAQNLGNFFELGRSIFQEAQGLNFLESVINYLYRATEIEINTVVESIAAITIKGGEFAMSTAERLRQEGRQEGMQKGMQKASNKMIFSLVKNAKKQGFPVETIAKIVNLDITLVKKILNNEKVEIPLHLLDLENNH from the coding sequence ATGGGACACCACGATCTGTTTTTCAAACAGACCTTTTCAATCCGTGAGCATGCAGTTGATTATCTTCAGCATATTCTTCCTCCTGAGTTGAGGGAAGGAATTGACTATGCCACAGTCACCATTGAAAAAGACTCTCATGTTGACACCAAGCTTGCAGAATACTTTTCCGATACTGTTTATTCCTGTCGCTTTTCCGGGACGGATCTCAAAATAGCATTGCTGCTTGAACATAAAAGTCACCCGGACAACAATTTACCGTTCCAACTGCATCGCTACATGGCCAACCTCTGGAAAAACAGTGCAAAACAAAAACAGCCCAGAATGCCGGTCATTCCCATTGTGCTGTATCACGGGGCAGATAAATGGAATCCAGGACTTTTAAGTTCCCGGTTTAAAAATCTGCCCGATGCGGTAAGGCCATTTGTTCCTGATTTTGAATATATATTCGTAAATCTTTCCGCCTATTCAAACGAGTTCATCAAAGAACATTTTTTTACGCTGGCTTCCCTGCGCATTGCAATGCTGATCATGAAGAATATTTTTGATCAGAAACTTCTGGCACAAAATCTGGGCAATTTTTTTGAACTTGGCCGTTCAATTTTTCAAGAAGCCCAAGGGTTGAATTTTTTGGAATCGGTGATAAACTATCTGTATAGGGCAACTGAAATTGAAATAAACACTGTTGTTGAATCAATTGCCGCTATTACAATAAAGGGAGGAGAATTCGCTATGTCAACTGCAGAAAGACTTAGACAGGAAGGCAGACAGGAAGGCATGCAGAAAGGCATGCAGAAGGCCAGTAATAAAATGATATTTTCTCTGGTTAAAAACGCAAAAAAACAAGGATTTCCTGTGGAAACGATCGCTAAAATTGTTAACTTGGATATAACCCTGGTTAAAAAAATACTGAATAATGAAAAAGTTGAAATTCCTTTGCATCTTCTTGATTTGGAAAATAACCACTGA
- a CDS encoding glycoside hydrolase family protein — MNHKKIADQLIKHEGLRLKPYHCPAGKLTIGVGRNLEDKGITEKEAALLLENDIEECLEDLKTIFQEFDLLPEPVQRVLVDMRFNLGPNRFRRFKKMIAAVEHQNFNQAAMEMKDSRWYSQVGKRAETLINMMKQA; from the coding sequence ATGAATCATAAAAAAATAGCCGATCAGTTGATAAAACATGAAGGCCTGAGATTAAAGCCATACCATTGCCCTGCCGGCAAGCTCACCATCGGGGTCGGCAGAAATCTTGAGGACAAAGGCATCACTGAAAAAGAAGCGGCACTGCTGCTTGAAAATGATATTGAGGAGTGCCTTGAAGATTTAAAAACAATCTTTCAGGAGTTTGATCTGCTGCCGGAACCGGTACAGCGGGTGCTTGTGGATATGCGGTTTAATCTGGGTCCCAACCGCTTCCGGCGTTTCAAAAAAATGATTGCCGCCGTTGAACACCAGAATTTTAACCAGGCTGCCATGGAAATGAAGGATTCCCGCTGGTATTCCCAGGTGGGTAAAAGGGCCGAAACCCTCATTAACATGATGAAACAAGCCTGA
- a CDS encoding RpnC/YadD family protein, with amino-acid sequence MPYITNAERIGRQEGRQEGRQEGRQEASNKMIFSLVQNAKKQGFPVETIAKIVNLDITLVKKILNNEKVEIPLHLLDLENNH; translated from the coding sequence ATGCCTTATATTACAAATGCTGAAAGAATAGGCAGGCAGGAAGGCAGACAAGAAGGCAGACAGGAAGGAAGGCAGGAGGCCAGTAATAAAATGATATTTTCCCTGGTCCAAAATGCAAAAAAACAAGGATTTCCTGTGGAAACGATCGCTAAAATTGTTAACCTGGATATAACCCTGGTTAAAAAAATACTGAATAATGAAAAAGTGGAAATTCCTTTGCATCTTCTTGATTTGGAAAATAACCACTGA
- a CDS encoding glycoside hydrolase family protein, which translates to MNTEKDFHEKLTEQLTKHEGLRLKPYHCPAGKLTIGIGRNQKNDHRRKKPKFHPGSRRDERLPLVHPGGTTGQNPCEDDERT; encoded by the coding sequence ATGAACACTGAAAAAGATTTTCATGAGAAGCTGACGGAGCAGTTGACAAAGCACGAAGGCCTGAGACTGAAACCCTACCATTGCCCGGCCGGCAAGCTGACCATCGGCATTGGTCGAAACCAAAAAAATGATCACCGCCGTAAAAAACCAAAATTTCATCCAGGCAGCCGCAGAGATGAAAGACTCCCGCTGGTACACCCAGGTGGGACAACGGGCCAGAACCCTTGTGAAGATGATGAGCGAACTTGA
- a CDS encoding DUF1353 domain-containing protein, whose translation MENWEYSLPNSGPRIIIPRGFLFDGASIPRPLWGVLSPIGLLLIPGLIHDFGYRYDYLWAWEADGTIYKYGKGQGQHFWDTIFKDVGKAVNGMAVIDTLGWATLTVARMVGLAQQPQTKHPGTHP comes from the coding sequence ATGGAAAACTGGGAATACTCCCTGCCCAACAGCGGCCCGCGCATCATCATCCCCAGGGGTTTTCTGTTTGACGGGGCCTCCATACCCAGGCCTTTATGGGGCGTACTCTCACCCATCGGCCTGCTGCTGATTCCCGGGTTGATCCACGATTTCGGGTATCGCTACGACTATCTCTGGGCCTGGGAAGCCGACGGCACCATTTACAAATACGGCAAAGGCCAGGGCCAACACTTCTGGGACACCATTTTCAAGGATGTGGGCAAAGCGGTGAACGGCATGGCTGTCATTGATACACTGGGCTGGGCCACCCTGACCGTGGCCCGGATGGTGGGCCTGGCGCAGCAACCGCAAACAAAACACCCCGGAACTCATCCCTGA